Below is a window of Podospora pseudocomata strain CBS 415.72m chromosome 1 map unlocalized CBS415.72m_1.2, whole genome shotgun sequence DNA.
CTgagtcaacaacaacaccagcataTCCCTCGGCGATGCTAAAGAAAACATCTATGGATGTTCTTTGAGACATCAAGATCTTCAAAAGACAATCCACATTTTTAAGCTTGTTTGCAAACGTGTGGCATGCCAGGTGCACACCATCTTATCCTGGCCTTGGAGGGCGCCTCGAGACGATCCGGGTCCTGCCGCACGTGGGGAATCGTACGATTTTTTTGAACGCCAGACAGCACCGAGAGGCACTGAGCCAGACCCTCGGGACAGCTGCTGGGTATAAGAGTGagtctcctcgtccttgttCATTATCGAGTTCTTGTTCTGACGGTTTTCTGGATCCAGGTTTCGTGGATTGACACCGTGGATTGACACCGTGGATTGACACCGTGGATTGACACCGTGGATTGACACCGTGGATTGACACCGTGGATTGACACCGTGGATTGACACCGTGGATTGACACCGCCGAATAAATCCAGAGTCAGCCAGCAAACGAAGTGGAGAGGATCTTGAGTAGTTCTGCAGGGCGCACCTGTGTCATGGTGAACCTCTTCAGATGAAAGAAGGTCTGAGAGATTAGCAATTATGGCAGTGGACTCTGCTTAGTACTGTACTATGGGCTTCTCGTGGGGTACAGTTTCGTAGTCTGAGAGGCTATGATGGGGCATATGGTAGTGTAGAATCGACGTGCCATAGTCTCTCCCCCCGGGTCGCTATCAACGGTGAGGAGCGGCGTCTGGCAGGTCGCGCGTGGTGAGAGATAAAGTGCTTGCATTAACGTGGCTCGGCTTGCGTGGCAGTTTCTGGTGAGAATGGAGATTCCACGCAAACCTGCTGAACTgaggtgtgtggtgtggctgAGCATATCGCGACACGAGTGCTGTGGCGGGGCTTATTACTGAAATGGGCTGCTGTGATTGGGCAGCTCCCCTCCACTGCCcgccaacagcaacaaccccaccaattTCTGGCGGGCTTTCGTCACTGTCAGGCACCACTGCACACTGTCAAGGATCCTCGGACTTTGGGAAAAGGAGACAAGGCACTTGGAAAGCAGCTGCTAACTACTctccaaacaccaccacttccttTGCAACATTTTCCAAGCCACTACGGGACTCGCCCATTGCCCCTATTATTGAGTACCTATCTTTGTCCGCGCATCTTCCGGCCCTGTCCTGACGGCCCGCAACCGTGATCATTCTTACAATCCAACCCCGTCTCCTGGCGTTTCGAGTCGCATCTGCATGACACGCCCACCATGGTgagcaccagcaaccacgAGCACGGCCTTCGGAGCTTGCGCTTTCGGAGCCGGCGCCGGCATGCTTCTGCCCCGTCCAAACTCGTGAATAGCTTCACTAACCACGCCCGTCATTCCAGGGTATAACGAGACGCGCGAAAGACAAGGCTGCGCGGGCCGAGCGCTCTGCTGGCGGAGCCTCCAGCTCGGCCAAGCCAAAGAAGGCGACGTacgacaccaccaagaagaaggaaattgGTGTCTCCGACTTGACCCTGCTGCGTACCGTGTCGAACGAGGCCATCAACGACAATCTCAAGCAACGATTCGAGGGCGGTCAGATCTACACCTACATTGGCCATGTGTTGGTATCCGTCAACCCCTTTCGGGATCTCGGTATCTACACCGACCAGGTCCTCAACAGCTATCGGGGGAAAAACAGACTGGAGATGCCACCACATGTGTTCGCTATTGCCGAATCTGCCTACTACAACATGAAGGCCTACAAGGAGAACCAGTGTGTGATTATCTCGGGTGAATCTGGTGCTGGCAAGACAGAGGCGGCCAAGCGCATCATGCAGTACATCGCGAACGTCTCGGGGGGtgaggcaggaggagatATTCAACAGATCAAGGACATGGTTTTGGCTACCAATCCTTTGCTCGAATCGTTCGGTAACGCAAAGACACTGCGGAACAACAACTCTTCTCGGTTCGGAAAGTACTTGCAAATCCATTTCAACGCACAGGGTGAACCAGTTGGCgccgacatcaccaactACCTCCTTGAGAAGTCGCGCGTCGTGGGTCAGATTACCAACGAGCGCAACTTTCACATTTTCTACCAGTTCACCAAGGGCGCCTCTGAGAACTACCGCCAAATGTTTGGCATCCAAAAGCCAGAAACATACCTCTACACCAGCAAATCAAAGTGCTTCAATGTGGACGGAATCGATGATTTGGCCGAGTACCAGGATACGCTCAACGCCATGAAAATAATTGGCCTTTCCCAAGCAGAACAGGACAACATTTTCCGCATGTTGGCCGCCATTTTGTGGACGGGCAACCTGGTGTTCCgggaaggtgatgatggctaTGCGACTGTCTCTGACCAGTCTGTGGTGGACTTTTTGGCCTATCTCCTCGAAGTTGATCCTGCGAAACTTGTACACGCCATCACCATTCGCATTCTGACACCACGGAACGGTGAAGTAATCGAATCGCCTTCGAACGTGGCCCAAGCAACGGCTACCAGAGATGCTTTGGCCAAGGCTATTTACAACAACTTGTTTGACTGGATCGTGGAACGGATTAATCAGTCTCTGAAAGCGAGACAAGCTACTTCCAACTCCATTGGCATTCTCGATATTTATGGGTTCGAAATCTTTGAGAAGAACAGTTTCGAACAACTTTGCATCAACTACGTCAACGAAAAGCTACAACAGATCTTCATTCAGCTCACACTCAAGGCCGAGCAGGAAGAGTACGCGAGAGAGCAGATCAAGTGGACACCCATCAAGTATTTTGACAACAAGATTGTGTGCGATCTCATCGAGTCTGTCAGGCCTCCGGGCATCTTTTCTGCCATGAAGGACGCCACCAAGACTGCCCACGCCGACCCTGCCGCTTGCGATCGCACCTTCATGCAGAGCATCAACGGCATGTCGAATGCCCATCTCACTCCTCGCCAGGgcaacttcatcatcaagcaCTATGCTGGTGATGTGACGTATACCGTGGACGGCATCActgacaagaacaaggatCTCCTTCTCAAGGGCCTCCTGAACATGTTCCAAGCCAGTCAGAATCGTTTTGTACACGAGCTCTTCCCCAACCAGGTTGACCAAGACAACAGAAAGCAACCCCCAACAGCCGGTGATAGGATCAAGACTTCGGCCAACGCCTTGGTGGATACGCTCATGAAATGTCAACCATCGTACATCCGCACTATCAAGCCCAACGAGAACAAATCGCCCACCGAGTACACCGTCCCCAATGTTTTGCATCAGATCAAGTACCTTGGTTTGCAGGAGAACGTACGAATTCGTCGTGCTGGTTTTGCATACCGTCAGTCTTTTGAAAAGTTTGTGGATCGATTCTTCCTGCTGTCGCCTGCCACCTCGTACGCTGGCGAGTACACATGGGAGGGCTCGTATGAAGCGGCGACCAAACAGATCCTGAAGGACACTAGTATTCCGCAGGAGGAATGGCAGCTTGGTGTCACAAAGGCCTTTATCAAGTCCCCCGAGACTCTCTTTGCCCTCGAACATATGCGCGATCGGTACTGGCACAACATGGCAACCCGTATCCAGCGCATGTGGCGTGCATATCTGGCATACAGGGCAGAGGCTGCTACCCGTATCCAGCGATTCTGGAGAAAGAAGCGGGTCGGTGCCGAATATCTGCAGCTCCGGGATGAAGGCCACAGGGTTCTGCAAGGTCGAAAGGAACGGAGAAGAATGAGCATCCTGGGCTCCAGACGGTTCTTGGGTGATTACCTGGGTATCAACGCCAGCAATGGACCTGGAGCTCACATCCGAAAGTCGATCAACCTCTCTAGCAACGAAAAGGTCGTGTTTTCTTGCCGCGGAGAGATACTGGAGGCCAAGTTTGGTCGATCCAGCAAGGCCAGCCCGAGaatcatcatcgtcaccaacaGCAAATATTATGTTGTTGCCCAGATGCTTGTTCAGAACCAGCCCCAGATTGTGGTAGAAAAGTCATTTCCATTGGGCGCCATCAAGTTCATTGGTGCCTCAACAGCCCGGGACGACTGGTTCTCTCTGGGCGTTGGCTCCCAGCAAGAAGCGGATCCTCTTCTCAACTGTGTTCTCAAGACCGAGATGTTTACGCAGATGAAGAGAGTGATGCCTGCTGGCTTCAACCTCAAGATTGCCGACACGATCGAGTACGCCAAGAAGCCAGGAAAGATGCAGCTAGTCAAGGTGCTCAAGGACGCACCCACCCAGGCTGACTTTTACAAGAGCGGCACTGTGCACACCTCGCAAGGAGAGCCTGCTAACTCTGTCTCGCGGCCGACGCCCAAGGGCAAGCCTGTCCCTCCCAAGCCAATCACCAAGGGCAAGCTCATCAGGCCCGGCGGACCAGGAGGCAGACCATCGAGAGTCACCAACAACCGCAGACCTGTGCCTCGGCCAggtgcttctgctgctgccactcCGGCGGCTACTCCCGCTGCTACTTCTAGACCGGTGCCGACACCACGGCCGGTACCAACACCTGCGGCCGCTCAAGCTGCGGTCAGTCTGCCTACCCATACCCGCAACCAGTCCAACTCGTCTGCCACCCGcgctccgcctcctccaccgcctgccCCGCCTGCTGCAAAGCCCAAGATTATGGCCAAGGTCCTGTACGACTTTGCCGGGACCAAGGAAAATGAGATGTCGATCGTTACCGGGCAGCTCATTGAGATTGTGCAAAAGGAGAATAATGGTTAGTTTTTTCCCCGTCTTTCTTCCGCCTCTGGCGTCATACTAACTTATTGTGTCCAGGCTGGTGGCTAGCAAAGACAGACGCGGGGCAAGCGTGGGTTCCCGCCGCTTATGTCGAGGAACAGGCACCTCCCCCCGTTGCGGCTCCCagaccaccccctcctcccccggctaGACCAGGCGCTCCTCAGCCTCCGGCGAAGAGACCGGTTGCTAGCAGGAAGCCGGTTGGATTGCAGGCGAGGGATAGCGGGATGAGTCTGAATGGAAGTGAAGGGGGGAGCAGCTCGGCGAGCAGGAGTAACACGCCGACTCCCAGTTTGgccggggggttggcggaggcGTTGTTGGCTAGGAAGCAGGCCATGGCTAagaaagatgatgatgatgattggtgagagaggaggagaggaggggtttcGTAATGTTTATACACTTTTTGTTCTTTATGGTTTTGGTGTGGGTAGCGAAAACTGTTTTCGTGGAGGTTGCTCGTGaaagcaggaggagaagagggtgaatTTGATTCAGAATAGAagacttttttttctatacaggcttttttttttttttttggtgatcTGTCTATTTACATCGTTGTACCTGTGTATATACCATACCGTCCGCTAATCTAACCCTTACGACGACGAAATCTTGaatcccccctcatcccgtccatcatccaccaaccTTCCCCATTCGAGCAGCAACCTAAACAGATACACCTGCCTGTCCTCCCTTCGCAACGCCCTAGCAGCCCATTTAGCACCCTGCTCGGCGATCCACTTCCCGTCTGTCGACCCATGCTCTTTAGTCTGGCCTTGAATCCCTGTGAAATACGCGAGCGTGGAGTGCAGGCCGTGAAAGCGGATGTCTACCGGGACGAAGTGAACCCAGGGCAGGACACGGTCGGTGTACCACTCCTTGAAGATTGTCGACAAAAAGGGgacgttggagggggaggagagggtggggaggaataatggggatggggaggtggaggagtcgagggtgaggatgtaTTGATTAGAAAAGGGATcggggggggaagaagaggaggtgaggtggtggaagtcGAGGGGgcaggatgagggggtttgttggcaGGGGGAGTAGGAGGTGAAGGCTGTGtcgaaggggaggagggtgttgaggtggggggtggagacGGAGCGGTAGTGGGCGCGGGAGCGGgattggttggggaggatgaggcgggtggtggtggtggaagtggaggaaggggggaggttggtaaGGTGGACTAGGCGTTCCTCTTGGCCGccgcggaggaggggtttgtcGGAATAGGGGCGGGAGATGGAGCCGCGATAATACAGTTTCTGGTGGTTTTTGGACCAGGGTTGGGGGGTCTTGGGGGGTGtaaggggggtggtttgaggagggtgtgataaggggaggaggatgtcggcGTAGTTGTCTGTTTTGGACCGActgaagatggggaggagagaggtggtgggggggactTCGGCGGGAGTCATGTAAAAGCTG
It encodes the following:
- the MYO1_1 gene encoding class II myosin (COG:Z; BUSCO:EOG092608L0; EggNog:ENOG503NW13); its protein translation is MGITRRAKDKAARAERSAGGASSSAKPKKATYDTTKKKEIGVSDLTLLRTVSNEAINDNLKQRFEGGQIYTYIGHVLVSVNPFRDLGIYTDQVLNSYRGKNRLEMPPHVFAIAESAYYNMKAYKENQCVIISGESGAGKTEAAKRIMQYIANVSGGEAGGDIQQIKDMVLATNPLLESFGNAKTLRNNNSSRFGKYLQIHFNAQGEPVGADITNYLLEKSRVVGQITNERNFHIFYQFTKGASENYRQMFGIQKPETYLYTSKSKCFNVDGIDDLAEYQDTLNAMKIIGLSQAEQDNIFRMLAAILWTGNLVFREGDDGYATVSDQSVVDFLAYLLEVDPAKLVHAITIRILTPRNGEVIESPSNVAQATATRDALAKAIYNNLFDWIVERINQSLKARQATSNSIGILDIYGFEIFEKNSFEQLCINYVNEKLQQIFIQLTLKAEQEEYAREQIKWTPIKYFDNKIVCDLIESVRPPGIFSAMKDATKTAHADPAACDRTFMQSINGMSNAHLTPRQGNFIIKHYAGDVTYTVDGITDKNKDLLLKGLLNMFQASQNRFVHELFPNQVDQDNRKQPPTAGDRIKTSANALVDTLMKCQPSYIRTIKPNENKSPTEYTVPNVLHQIKYLGLQENVRIRRAGFAYRQSFEKFVDRFFLLSPATSYAGEYTWEGSYEAATKQILKDTSIPQEEWQLGVTKAFIKSPETLFALEHMRDRYWHNMATRIQRMWRAYLAYRAEAATRIQRFWRKKRVGAEYLQLRDEGHRVLQGRKERRRMSILGSRRFLGDYLGINASNGPGAHIRKSINLSSNEKVVFSCRGEILEAKFGRSSKASPRIIIVTNSKYYVVAQMLVQNQPQIVVEKSFPLGAIKFIGASTARDDWFSLGVGSQQEADPLLNCVLKTEMFTQMKRVMPAGFNLKIADTIEYAKKPGKMQLVKVLKDAPTQADFYKSGTVHTSQGEPANSVSRPTPKGKPVPPKPITKGKLIRPGGPGGRPSRVTNNRRPVPRPGASAAATPAATPAATSRPVPTPRPVPTPAAAQAAVSLPTHTRNQSNSSATRAPPPPPPAPPAAKPKIMAKVLYDFAGTKENEMSIVTGQLIEIVQKENNGWWLAKTDAGQAWVPAAYVEEQAPPPVAAPRPPPPPPARPGAPQPPAKRPVASRKPVGLQARDSGMSLNGSEGGSSSASRSNTPTPSLAGGLAEALLARKQAMAKKDDDDDW